Proteins from a genomic interval of Polaribacter sp. Q13:
- a CDS encoding M1 family metallopeptidase, with product MKYPLYILVFFVLICACKVKPQGLLSEKNSFTRLDTLRGSITPERAWWDLTYYHLDIEVNPSKKYISGKNTIKYTVLNANNSMQIDLQAPLKITKVTQDDKELKVIHDGNAHFVQLIKDQKIGNSESVVVYYKGNPKEAIKAPWDGGFSWKKDSNGNDFVATSCQGVGASLWWPCKDHMYDEVENMRISVTVPSNLMDVSNGTLESVEDHGTTKTYNWFVNNPINNYGVNVNIGDYTHFSEIYKGEKGPLKMDYYVLKDNLEKAKKQFKDAPKMMKAFEYWFGPYPFYEDGYKLVEVPYLGMEHQSSVTYGNKYMQGYLGRDLSGTGWGLKFDFIIIHESGHEWFANNITNKDIADMWIHESFTNYSESLFVEYYYGKKAAAEYVIGLRKTIGNKSTIIGQYNVNNEGSGDMYNKGGNMLHTLRQLVDNDEKWRSILRKMNKTFYHQTVTTAQIESFLITETGINLTAFFNQYLRDIKIPTLEYSIKNKQLKYRWANVVANFKMPLKVGVNTKNHWIYPTEKWQTLKLSNEKSILKVDVNFYVYHKEID from the coding sequence ATGAAATACCCCCTTTATATACTTGTCTTTTTTGTTTTAATTTGCGCATGTAAAGTAAAACCCCAAGGGTTATTAAGTGAGAAAAACAGTTTTACCCGACTAGATACTTTGAGAGGATCTATAACCCCAGAGAGAGCTTGGTGGGACTTAACTTATTATCATTTAGATATAGAAGTAAATCCAAGTAAAAAATATATTTCAGGTAAAAACACTATTAAATACACCGTTTTAAATGCTAATAATTCTATGCAAATAGATTTACAAGCGCCATTAAAAATAACCAAAGTTACACAAGATGATAAAGAATTAAAGGTAATACATGATGGTAATGCCCATTTTGTGCAGCTTATAAAAGATCAAAAAATAGGCAACTCAGAAAGCGTTGTTGTTTATTATAAAGGAAACCCAAAAGAAGCAATAAAAGCTCCTTGGGACGGTGGTTTTTCTTGGAAAAAAGATTCAAACGGAAACGATTTTGTAGCCACTTCTTGTCAAGGTGTAGGTGCAAGTCTTTGGTGGCCCTGTAAAGACCACATGTACGACGAAGTAGAAAACATGAGAATTAGCGTAACAGTTCCTTCAAACCTTATGGATGTTTCTAATGGCACCTTAGAAAGTGTAGAAGATCATGGAACTACAAAAACCTATAATTGGTTTGTAAATAATCCTATCAATAATTACGGAGTAAACGTAAATATTGGAGATTACACTCATTTTTCTGAAATTTATAAAGGTGAAAAAGGCCCTTTAAAGATGGATTATTACGTATTAAAAGACAACTTAGAAAAAGCCAAAAAACAATTTAAAGACGCTCCTAAAATGATGAAAGCGTTTGAATATTGGTTTGGACCGTATCCTTTTTATGAAGATGGCTATAAATTAGTAGAAGTACCTTATTTAGGTATGGAACATCAAAGTTCGGTAACGTATGGAAACAAGTATATGCAAGGCTATTTAGGACGAGATTTATCTGGAACTGGTTGGGGTTTAAAATTCGATTTTATCATTATTCACGAATCTGGACATGAATGGTTTGCCAACAACATTACCAATAAAGATATTGCAGACATGTGGATTCACGAAAGCTTTACCAATTACTCAGAAAGTCTTTTTGTTGAATATTATTACGGCAAAAAAGCGGCGGCAGAATATGTTATTGGTTTAAGAAAAACAATTGGTAACAAAAGTACAATTATTGGGCAATATAATGTAAACAACGAAGGTTCTGGAGACATGTATAACAAAGGTGGAAACATGTTGCACACGTTACGACAATTGGTTGATAATGACGAAAAATGGCGTTCTATTCTAAGAAAAATGAACAAAACCTTTTATCATCAAACAGTAACAACAGCGCAAATTGAAAGTTTTTTAATTACAGAAACAGGAATTAATTTAACAGCCTTTTTCAACCAATACTTAAGAGATATTAAAATTCCAACTTTAGAGTATTCTATTAAAAATAAGCAATTAAAATACCGATGGGCAAACGTAGTCGCTAACTTTAAAATGCCTTTAAAAGTAGGTGTAAATACTAAAAACCATTGGATTTATCCAACAGAGAAATGGCAAACATTAAAATTATCAAATGAAAAATCCATCTTAAAGGTAGATGTAAATTTTTATGTTTACCATAAAGAAATAGATTAA
- a CDS encoding C40 family peptidase — translation MKKVMFLMVVFSLIMSSCSSTKSVVKKTPKPTTKVDRIVANALEYKGVRYKFGGITNRGMDCSGIVYVAFDSENVQLPRISRDMAKRGQKIALSKVKKGDLLFFKTKKNRRGDINHVGLVVSHIKRQIKFVHATTSRGVIVSALSEKYWKNAFVKATTIL, via the coding sequence TTGAAAAAAGTAATGTTTTTAATGGTGGTTTTTTCATTGATAATGAGTTCTTGCTCATCCACTAAAAGTGTTGTAAAAAAAACACCTAAACCAACAACTAAAGTAGATAGAATAGTAGCTAATGCATTAGAGTATAAAGGTGTTCGATATAAATTTGGAGGAATTACTAACAGAGGAATGGATTGCTCTGGAATAGTGTATGTTGCTTTTGATAGCGAAAACGTACAATTGCCTAGAATTTCTAGAGATATGGCGAAAAGAGGACAGAAAATTGCTCTTAGTAAAGTTAAAAAAGGGGATTTATTATTCTTTAAAACAAAAAAAAATAGACGAGGAGATATCAATCATGTTGGTTTGGTGGTTTCTCATATAAAAAGACAAATTAAGTTTGTGCATGCCACTACTTCTAGAGGAGTAATTGTTTCTGCATTGTCAGAAAAATACTGGAAAAATGCCTTCGTAAAAGCAACAACAATCTTATAA
- a CDS encoding ComEC/Rec2 family competence protein — protein MFLGVLILLFFLIKHKILRTCVSFILFFFIGVAVVYINDDRNYDSFYKHHIEENATVILQIHKILKPGNYYQKYEANLINVNNRKTKGTVLLNVKKDSFISSLHVDDQLLLKPVLKELIPPLNPHQFNYKSYLAKQGVYHQVFITKNQFLKLNSKTTTLFGLSAKFRNIIQEALEKYHFKPDELAVINALLLGQRQDISKELIVDYQRAGAIHILAVSGLHVGVILWILFFIFKPVERIKYGKFIKTIVIIFLLWLFAFVAGLSASVVRAVTMFTFLAIGLSFQRKNVVEFSFISSMLFLLLIKPMFLFDVGFQLSYLAVFGILWVQPKLYGTYKPKFFIDKKIWQLFTVSIAAQIGILPLSIYYFQQFPGLFLASNLVIIPFLGAVLIGGILVIITAVLNILPPFLAAIYGFVISWMNRFVSWISHQETFLFKEISISFIAMLFWYIFLFLGVYFFMKKSSKRLVYFLISIVSLQTIFLLESNTNKVKEELIVFHKSRFSIIGERIGEQLFLQHNLDSTRFKNENSIKTYSVSEGIDEVKETNFKNFIQFSNKDILLIDSLGVYMVSGMRKPIVVLQYSPKINLTRLIKIIKPSQIIADGSNYKSDVNRWEKTCLNNKIPFHYTGQKGAFIIQ, from the coding sequence TTGTTTTTAGGTGTTTTAATCCTGCTTTTTTTTCTGATAAAGCATAAAATACTAAGAACTTGTGTCTCTTTTATATTATTCTTTTTTATTGGAGTTGCTGTTGTTTATATTAATGATGATAGAAATTACGATTCTTTTTACAAACATCATATAGAAGAAAATGCTACGGTAATTTTACAGATTCATAAAATATTAAAACCTGGTAATTATTATCAGAAATATGAAGCTAATCTTATTAATGTTAATAATCGCAAAACAAAAGGAACCGTTCTCTTAAATGTTAAAAAAGATAGTTTTATAAGTTCTTTACATGTTGATGATCAGTTGCTATTGAAACCTGTTTTAAAAGAGTTAATTCCGCCTTTAAATCCGCATCAGTTTAATTACAAATCTTATTTAGCCAAACAAGGTGTTTATCATCAGGTATTTATAACAAAAAATCAGTTTTTAAAGTTGAATTCTAAAACAACAACTTTATTTGGATTATCAGCTAAATTTAGAAATATAATTCAAGAAGCGTTAGAGAAATATCATTTTAAGCCAGACGAATTAGCGGTTATTAATGCATTGTTATTAGGGCAACGACAAGATATCTCTAAAGAATTGATTGTAGACTATCAAAGAGCAGGAGCCATCCATATTTTGGCAGTATCTGGTTTGCATGTTGGGGTTATTTTATGGATTTTATTTTTTATATTTAAACCTGTAGAAAGAATTAAATACGGAAAGTTTATAAAAACAATTGTCATCATTTTTTTACTTTGGCTATTTGCTTTTGTCGCAGGTCTTTCTGCATCTGTGGTTAGAGCTGTAACCATGTTTACTTTTTTAGCCATTGGGTTATCTTTTCAAAGAAAAAATGTAGTTGAGTTCTCCTTTATTTCTTCCATGCTTTTTTTATTATTGATAAAACCCATGTTTCTGTTCGATGTTGGTTTTCAACTTAGTTATTTGGCTGTTTTTGGTATTCTTTGGGTACAACCAAAGTTGTATGGAACTTATAAACCAAAATTTTTTATTGACAAAAAAATATGGCAATTGTTTACCGTTTCAATAGCTGCGCAAATAGGAATTTTACCTTTAAGTATTTATTATTTTCAACAATTTCCAGGATTATTTTTAGCCTCTAACTTAGTGATAATTCCTTTTTTAGGAGCCGTTTTAATAGGTGGAATTTTAGTCATTATTACAGCGGTTTTAAATATTTTACCACCATTTTTAGCAGCTATTTATGGGTTTGTTATTTCTTGGATGAATCGTTTTGTAAGTTGGATTTCTCATCAAGAAACCTTTTTGTTTAAAGAAATTTCTATTTCGTTTATTGCCATGTTATTTTGGTATATATTTCTCTTTTTAGGAGTGTATTTCTTTATGAAAAAGTCGTCTAAAAGACTCGTTTACTTTTTAATTTCAATAGTATCTCTACAAACTATTTTTCTATTAGAATCGAATACTAATAAAGTAAAAGAAGAGTTAATTGTATTTCATAAAAGTAGATTTTCAATTATAGGAGAAAGGATAGGTGAGCAGCTTTTTTTACAGCACAATCTAGATAGTACAAGGTTTAAAAATGAAAATAGTATTAAAACGTATAGCGTTTCAGAAGGTATTGATGAGGTTAAAGAAACCAATTTTAAAAATTTTATTCAATTTTCTAACAAAGACATTTTATTGATAGATAGTCTGGGTGTTTACATGGTTTCCGGAATGCGTAAACCAATTGTTGTGTTGCAATATTCTCCAAAAATAAATTTAACAAGATTGATAAAGATTATAAAACCTTCACAAATTATTGCAGATGGTTCTAATTATAAAAGTGATGTAAATCGTTGGGAAAAGACGTGTTTAAATAATAAAATTCCTTTTCATTATACAGGTCAAAAAGGTGCGTTTATTATTCAGTAG
- the ade gene encoding adenine deaminase, with product MIVQGNIVDIQNKRIFKGEVEVENGKILEIREVNHQQENYILPGFIDAHIHIESSMLVPSEFAKIAVKHGTVATVSDPHEIANVLGVKGVDFMIENGKKVPFKFNFGAPSCVPATSFESAGAIIDSEDIKLMMENPDIKYLAEMMNYPGVLFDDAEVLAKIQHAKNNNKPVDGHAPGLRGADATKYIAAGISTDHECFSFDEALEKLQKGMKVIIREGSAAKNFEALIDLLPEHFENMMFCSDDKHPDDLLLGHINQLCERAVAKGIDVFKVLQAACINPIKHYNLDVGFLQKGDDADFILVEDLKKFKVLETYINGELVAKNGVSFVKSVPFEVLNNFDTDKKKASDFRFESTSEKIRVIEALDGELVTNQIEANALIVDGNLVSNTETDILKMTVVNRYQNDVPAIAFIKNFGIKEGAIASSVGHDSHNIIAVGVSDEAICKAVNLIIENRGGVCAVNATEEKIVSLPVAGIMSDKPAEIIGKAYAELDEMAKQMGSKLRAPYMSLSFMALLVIPSLKLSDKGLFDGTSFQFTSLEVF from the coding sequence ATGATTGTACAAGGAAACATAGTAGATATACAAAATAAACGAATTTTTAAGGGAGAAGTTGAGGTTGAAAATGGAAAGATTCTAGAAATTAGAGAAGTAAATCACCAACAAGAAAATTATATTTTACCCGGTTTTATAGATGCGCATATTCATATAGAAAGCTCTATGTTAGTACCTTCTGAATTTGCTAAAATTGCTGTAAAACATGGTACAGTTGCAACTGTTTCCGACCCGCATGAAATTGCCAATGTTTTAGGTGTAAAAGGTGTCGATTTTATGATAGAAAACGGAAAGAAAGTTCCGTTTAAATTTAATTTTGGAGCACCAAGTTGTGTGCCTGCAACTTCTTTTGAAAGTGCCGGAGCAATTATCGATTCTGAAGATATTAAATTGATGATGGAAAATCCGGATATTAAATATCTAGCAGAAATGATGAATTATCCCGGAGTTTTATTTGATGACGCTGAGGTTTTAGCTAAGATTCAACACGCAAAAAATAACAACAAACCAGTTGATGGTCACGCGCCAGGTTTAAGAGGCGCTGATGCTACCAAATATATTGCAGCCGGTATTTCTACAGATCACGAATGTTTTTCTTTTGATGAAGCTTTAGAGAAACTTCAAAAAGGCATGAAGGTAATTATTAGAGAAGGTTCTGCAGCCAAAAACTTCGAAGCGTTAATAGATTTATTGCCAGAACATTTTGAGAATATGATGTTTTGTTCAGACGATAAACATCCAGACGATTTGTTGTTAGGGCACATTAATCAATTATGTGAAAGAGCTGTTGCTAAAGGAATCGATGTATTTAAGGTATTGCAAGCGGCATGTATAAATCCTATAAAACATTATAATTTAGATGTTGGGTTTTTACAAAAAGGAGACGATGCCGATTTTATTTTAGTAGAAGATTTAAAGAAATTCAAGGTTTTAGAAACGTATATTAATGGAGAATTGGTTGCTAAAAACGGAGTTTCTTTTGTGAAATCTGTTCCTTTTGAAGTATTGAATAACTTTGATACAGATAAAAAGAAAGCTTCCGATTTTAGATTTGAATCTACATCAGAAAAAATTAGAGTCATTGAAGCTTTAGATGGCGAATTAGTAACCAATCAGATTGAAGCAAATGCTTTAATTGTTGATGGAAACTTAGTGTCAAACACAGAAACTGATATTTTAAAAATGACAGTTGTTAATCGTTATCAAAATGATGTACCAGCAATTGCTTTTATTAAAAACTTTGGAATTAAAGAAGGAGCAATAGCAAGTTCTGTTGGGCACGATTCTCATAATATTATAGCGGTTGGAGTTTCGGACGAAGCCATTTGTAAAGCTGTAAACCTTATTATAGAAAATAGAGGGGGAGTTTGTGCGGTAAACGCAACTGAAGAAAAAATAGTTTCTTTACCCGTTGCCGGAATAATGTCTGATAAACCAGCTGAGATTATTGGAAAAGCGTATGCAGAGTTAGATGAAATGGCGAAACAAATGGGTAGCAAATTAAGAGCGCCTTACATGAGTTTATCTTTTATGGCGTTGTTGGTAATTCCATCTTTAAAATTGTCAGACAAAGGTTTGTTTGATGGAACTTCGTTTCAATTTACTTCTTTAGAGGTTTTTTAG
- a CDS encoding dipeptidase has translation MNSIQSYIKDNKQRFLNELVELLKIPSVSADSAYKKDVLLTADFVLESLKKAGCDNVEMCETPGYPIIYGEKIIDKNLPTVLVYGHYDVQPADPIELWTSPPFEPVIKKTENHPEGAIFARGACDDKGQMYMHVKALEYMTSTGNLPCNVKFMIEGEEEVGSESLAWFVPRNTEKLANDVILISDTGMIANDIPSITTGLRGLSYVEVEVTGPNRDLHSGLYGGAVANPINILTKMIASLHDENNHITIPGFYDKVEELSTEERAEMAKVPFSLEKYKDALKIDEVYGEKGYSTNERNAIRPTLDVNGIWGGYTGEGAKTVIASKAFAKISMRLVPNQDWKNITELFKIHFESIAPKSVTVVVKPHHGGQGYVTPTNNIAYQAASKAYETTFGKTPIPQRSGGSIPIVALFEEHLKSKTILMGFGLDSDAIHSPNEHFGVFNYLKGIETIPYFYKNFTELSK, from the coding sequence ATGAATAGCATACAATCTTATATAAAAGACAACAAACAACGCTTCTTAAATGAACTCGTAGAACTCCTTAAAATCCCTTCTGTTAGTGCAGATTCGGCATATAAAAAAGATGTTTTACTAACAGCAGATTTTGTTTTAGAAAGTTTAAAAAAAGCAGGATGCGACAACGTAGAAATGTGTGAAACTCCAGGATATCCTATTATTTACGGAGAAAAAATCATCGATAAGAACTTACCAACCGTATTAGTTTACGGTCATTATGATGTACAACCGGCAGATCCAATAGAACTTTGGACCTCTCCTCCATTTGAGCCAGTCATCAAAAAAACAGAAAATCACCCAGAGGGAGCAATTTTTGCAAGAGGTGCTTGTGATGATAAAGGTCAAATGTATATGCACGTAAAAGCATTAGAATACATGACCTCTACTGGGAACTTGCCTTGTAATGTAAAATTTATGATTGAAGGTGAAGAAGAAGTCGGATCGGAAAGTTTAGCTTGGTTTGTACCAAGAAATACAGAAAAATTAGCAAATGACGTAATCTTAATTTCTGATACAGGAATGATTGCCAACGATATTCCTTCTATAACAACAGGTTTACGTGGTTTAAGTTATGTAGAAGTAGAAGTTACTGGGCCAAATAGAGATTTACATTCTGGTTTATACGGAGGAGCAGTTGCAAATCCTATCAATATTTTAACAAAAATGATTGCTTCTTTACACGATGAAAATAATCATATTACTATTCCTGGTTTTTATGATAAGGTAGAAGAATTATCTACAGAAGAAAGAGCAGAAATGGCAAAAGTACCTTTTTCTTTAGAGAAATATAAAGACGCTTTAAAAATTGATGAAGTGTACGGAGAAAAAGGTTACTCTACTAACGAGCGTAATGCTATTCGTCCAACATTAGATGTAAACGGAATTTGGGGAGGTTACACGGGTGAAGGCGCAAAAACAGTTATTGCAAGCAAAGCATTTGCTAAAATCTCTATGCGTTTAGTACCAAACCAAGATTGGAAAAACATTACAGAATTATTTAAAATACATTTTGAAAGTATTGCACCTAAATCTGTAACTGTAGTTGTAAAACCGCATCACGGAGGGCAAGGTTATGTAACTCCAACAAATAATATTGCATACCAGGCAGCTAGTAAAGCGTATGAAACTACGTTTGGTAAAACGCCAATTCCACAAAGAAGTGGAGGAAGTATACCTATTGTAGCTCTATTTGAAGAACATTTAAAAAGTAAAACAATACTAATGGGCTTTGGTTTAGATTCTGATGCAATTCATTCTCCAAACGAACATTTTGGCGTTTTCAATTACTTAAAAGGAATTGAAACAATTCCGTATTTTTATAAAAACTTTACAGAATTATCTAAATAA
- the surE gene encoding 5'/3'-nucleotidase SurE, translating to MQDKPLILLTNDDGITAPGLRALIGIMNKIGEVVVVAPDSPQSGMGHAITVDNVLTCNAITVDEGPQLEYTCSGTPADCVKMAVNEILNRKPDLCVSGINHGSNASISVIYSGTMSAAIEAGIEGIPAIGFSLLDFKWHADFKPAEEYIKNITLNALLNGIPEGIVLNVNIPKLKKEEIKGVKICRQANGYWKEIFDKRKNPMGKEYYWLSGEFVNKDKGQDTDLYALENGYVSVVPVQFDMTAHHMIQKLNAWEL from the coding sequence ATGCAAGACAAGCCTTTAATTTTACTTACAAATGATGATGGAATTACAGCTCCTGGTTTAAGAGCTTTAATTGGAATAATGAATAAAATTGGTGAAGTTGTTGTAGTTGCACCTGATAGTCCACAAAGTGGAATGGGACACGCAATTACGGTAGATAATGTTTTAACCTGCAATGCAATTACGGTTGATGAGGGCCCGCAATTAGAATATACTTGTTCTGGTACGCCTGCAGATTGTGTAAAAATGGCGGTGAATGAAATTTTAAATAGAAAACCAGATTTATGTGTTTCTGGTATTAACCATGGTTCTAATGCGTCCATTAGTGTTATTTACTCTGGTACTATGAGTGCTGCAATAGAAGCAGGAATAGAAGGAATACCAGCAATTGGTTTTTCTTTATTAGATTTTAAATGGCATGCCGATTTTAAACCAGCGGAAGAATATATAAAAAATATTACATTAAATGCTTTGTTAAACGGTATACCAGAAGGTATTGTGTTAAACGTAAATATTCCAAAATTAAAAAAAGAAGAAATAAAAGGTGTTAAAATTTGTAGACAAGCAAATGGGTATTGGAAAGAGATTTTTGATAAACGAAAAAATCCAATGGGTAAAGAATATTACTGGCTTTCTGGTGAGTTTGTAAATAAAGATAAAGGCCAAGATACAGATCTTTATGCCTTAGAAAATGGGTATGTTTCTGTTGTGCCTGTTCAGTTTGATATGACGGCACATCACATGATTCAAAAATTAAACGCTTGGGAACTGTAA
- a CDS encoding alkylphosphonate utilization protein, with the protein MSLQQDLENRSGNQCELCASKDNLSIYDVKPTITGGGGVDGSILACETCITQIDNPEETDANHWRCLNDSMWSEYRGVKVVAWRMLSRLRAEGWPQDLLDMMYLEDDDLRFAKESGDHLDDSEKIIHRDANGAILEAGDSVVLIKDLKVKGSSMVAKQGTAVRRISLDHENAKYIEGKVGPTQIVIITDYVKKMAEKE; encoded by the coding sequence ATGAGTTTACAACAAGATTTAGAAAACAGAAGTGGAAATCAATGCGAATTATGTGCATCAAAAGATAATTTATCAATTTATGATGTAAAACCAACCATAACTGGTGGTGGTGGAGTAGATGGAAGCATTCTTGCTTGTGAAACTTGTATTACTCAAATAGATAATCCGGAAGAAACAGATGCAAATCACTGGCGTTGTTTAAATGACTCTATGTGGAGTGAATATAGAGGTGTAAAAGTAGTTGCTTGGAGAATGTTGTCTCGTTTAAGAGCAGAAGGATGGCCGCAAGATTTGTTAGACATGATGTATTTAGAAGATGACGATTTACGTTTTGCTAAAGAATCTGGAGATCATTTAGATGATAGCGAAAAAATTATTCACAGAGATGCAAACGGCGCTATTTTAGAAGCAGGAGACTCTGTAGTTTTAATTAAAGATTTAAAAGTAAAAGGATCTAGTATGGTTGCTAAACAAGGAACTGCGGTGCGTAGAATTTCTTTAGATCATGAAAACGCAAAATATATTGAAGGTAAAGTTGGTCCAACGCAAATTGTAATTATTACAGATTACGTTAAAAAAATGGCAGAAAAAGAGTAG
- a CDS encoding OmpA family protein, whose translation MKKLILGALFIGSIFQLSAQEFNKWSIDLGAGVQTIVFPGASGYGTHNPDFWQANIGARYMINEKFGLRLDFGYNNISEDDGSTPFKSNYYRGTLEGVINAGNLLNFKSWTNSFNVLVHGGAGISRLYANEPIDRNVDKMLHVMAGITPQYKLSNRVSLFLDVSGISNFYQSYTFDGAATTSRNGISGGLVNYSVGVNIALGNKEQHADWYYAEVPEVVSAEDFATLDKRLKGAEKEITELKAKGLNKNKLVTELDNRYAKAGTTGNIDFAKQLIDNGYVNVYFDVDRANVQTGSTSAINFLKQYLQNNSSAKAELIGYADETGPEGYNKFLSEKRAKTVYNILIDAGVSANKLSYKGVGEDTTATSSARQLARRVAIRVQK comes from the coding sequence ATGAAAAAATTAATTTTAGGGGCTTTATTTATAGGTTCTATTTTTCAATTAAGTGCACAAGAATTCAACAAATGGTCTATAGATCTTGGAGCTGGTGTACAGACAATTGTATTCCCAGGAGCTTCTGGATATGGAACACATAACCCAGATTTCTGGCAAGCGAACATAGGTGCGAGATACATGATTAATGAAAAGTTTGGTTTACGTTTAGATTTTGGTTACAACAACATTAGTGAAGATGACGGTAGTACACCTTTTAAATCTAACTACTATAGAGGTACATTAGAAGGAGTTATTAATGCTGGTAACCTTTTAAACTTTAAAAGCTGGACAAACAGTTTTAATGTTTTAGTACATGGTGGTGCAGGTATATCTAGATTATACGCTAATGAGCCAATAGATAGAAATGTAGATAAAATGTTACATGTAATGGCAGGTATTACACCACAATATAAATTGTCTAATAGAGTTTCTTTATTTTTAGACGTATCTGGTATCAGTAATTTTTACCAAAGCTATACTTTTGATGGTGCAGCTACTACTTCTAGAAATGGTATCAGTGGAGGACTTGTAAACTATTCTGTAGGTGTTAACATTGCTTTAGGTAATAAAGAGCAACATGCAGACTGGTATTACGCAGAAGTACCTGAAGTTGTATCAGCAGAAGATTTTGCTACTTTAGACAAACGTTTAAAAGGAGCTGAAAAAGAAATTACTGAATTAAAAGCTAAAGGATTAAATAAAAATAAATTAGTTACTGAATTAGACAACAGATATGCAAAAGCAGGTACTACAGGTAACATCGATTTTGCTAAGCAATTAATTGACAATGGTTATGTAAATGTTTATTTTGATGTTGACAGAGCTAACGTTCAAACTGGATCTACTAGTGCAATTAACTTCTTAAAACAATACTTACAGAACAATTCTTCTGCAAAAGCTGAATTAATTGGTTATGCTGATGAAACTGGACCAGAAGGGTACAACAAATTTTTATCTGAAAAAAGAGCTAAAACTGTATACAATATTTTAATTGATGCAGGTGTAAGCGCTAACAAATTATCTTACAAAGGTGTAGGTGAAGATACTACTGCAACTTCTAGTGCTAGACAATTAGCAAGAAGAGTAGCTATTAGAGTTCAAAAATAA
- the lpxB gene encoding lipid-A-disaccharide synthase, whose protein sequence is MKYYIIAGEASGDLHGSNLMKALYKEDANADIRFWGGDLMQNVGGTLVSHYKERAFMGFFEVIMNLSKVLGFIKFCKKDIAQFNPDVLILIDNSGFNLRVAKWAKEQGFKTNYYISPQVWASRASRVKDIKRDIDKMFVILPFEKEFYKKYDYNVEFVGHPLIDGIAGRKQVSEIDFRKEYNLTDKPIIALLPGSRKQEITKMLSVMLSLIDDFSKYQFVIAGAPSQDLSFYQNIIGNRKVAFISNKTYDLLSVSYVAIVGSGTATLETALFKVPQVVCYKGGNISYQIAKRIITLKFISLVNLIMDREVVKELIQNDFNKKNLKIELTKILDDEYREKLFLEYFELEKKLGGKGASEKVAKAIVNDFKKS, encoded by the coding sequence ATGAAATATTACATTATTGCTGGTGAAGCTTCGGGCGACTTACATGGTTCTAACCTAATGAAAGCATTGTATAAAGAAGATGCAAATGCAGACATTCGGTTTTGGGGTGGAGATTTAATGCAAAATGTTGGCGGAACATTGGTAAGCCATTATAAAGAGCGCGCTTTTATGGGCTTCTTTGAGGTGATTATGAACCTTTCTAAAGTACTAGGATTTATTAAGTTTTGTAAAAAAGACATTGCTCAATTTAATCCAGATGTCCTTATTTTGATTGATAATTCTGGCTTTAATTTACGCGTTGCAAAATGGGCAAAAGAGCAAGGTTTTAAAACTAATTATTATATTTCTCCACAAGTGTGGGCAAGTAGAGCAAGCAGGGTAAAAGACATTAAAAGAGATATCGATAAAATGTTTGTAATTCTTCCTTTTGAAAAGGAGTTTTATAAAAAATACGATTATAATGTTGAGTTTGTTGGGCACCCTTTAATTGATGGAATTGCAGGTAGAAAACAAGTAAGTGAAATTGATTTTAGAAAAGAGTACAACTTAACGGATAAACCAATTATAGCACTATTACCGGGTAGTAGAAAGCAAGAAATCACCAAAATGTTGTCTGTAATGTTGTCTTTAATAGATGATTTTTCTAAGTATCAGTTTGTAATTGCAGGTGCGCCAAGTCAAGATTTAAGTTTCTATCAAAATATTATAGGTAACAGAAAGGTGGCTTTTATCAGTAATAAAACCTATGATTTGTTAAGTGTTTCTTATGTTGCAATTGTTGGGTCTGGTACAGCAACTTTAGAAACCGCCTTATTTAAAGTGCCGCAAGTGGTTTGTTACAAAGGTGGAAATATTTCTTATCAGATAGCCAAAAGAATCATCACCTTAAAATTTATTTCTTTGGTGAATTTAATCATGGATAGAGAAGTGGTAAAAGAGTTGATTCAGAATGATTTTAATAAGAAGAATTTAAAAATAGAATTGACAAAGATTTTAGATGATGAATATCGAGAAAAATTGTTTTTAGAGTATTTTGAATTAGAAAAGAAATTGGGAGGAAAAGGAGCTTCAGAAAAAGTAGCTAAAGCTATTGTAAACGATTTTAAAAAGAGTTAG